The genomic segment atttgttatgaATGCTTACTTTTTTTaagttgtggtaaaatatacataatgtaacATTTACTAtcttcaccatttttaagtgtacagttcagtagtgttaagtatttCACTTTGTCATGTAACCAATATCCAGAATTCTTTCCATCCTGCAAAGCtgacaaatacttatttttaagcaATGAAACCAtgaaaaatacttgaagaaactATAGGTGAATTTTTATATAATCTTGAGATGTAGAGTGACTTTTTAAGCATTGCATTGAGTCTGAAGCCATAAAGATTTGGATGTAAGGAAATGTGAAACTCTTATTTCAAAATACCATGAAAATCAAGACAAATAAAAAGCTGAAattttcaagaaatgaaaattcttgaAAAATATGTAACAGACCGTAGCTTTAATCTGTAAAAAGTGATTTCAAAAAAGTGTGGAAAAAAACTCTCAATAGGGAAACGggcaatgaaaatgaacaatttATAGAAGGAACACAGACACCtaaaaaggaaagatttttaaaaagtttacagAAGTAATCAAGTAAATCAAATTATAACAGGACAATGAGGTTAATATTTCTTATCTAtcaaaaatgagtaagaataATACTATCCAATCTCAGCAGGGCTAATGGGGAAGTGAACCTTGTTAATAAGTGCTGACTAAAATGAAAGTGATTATACCTTCTTGGTagtcaaaaacctaaaaatgtgTTGTTTGTTACTCAACAATTACATTTCCATCTCTAGGACTATGCAATGCTATTTCAAAGTGACCATATATTATATTCATTGACGATGGGAGACAGAAACCAGTCATTTAAATATAGTAATATATTTAGCTTTATGTCTTCAGAATAGGCATAAAATCAATgatgaaacataaaaaataaataacaatgctaacatttcaaataatttgaaaataaaaaaaataaaaactacatttccaggaatttatccataTTGGGCAGAGGTACATTTATATGTGTGGCATTATTACTTGTAATAGCGAaggattatatatatttatatatacaaatacaatcACAGAGTGTTGATTAAACTATCCATCAGTGGACTGCTACGTAGTCATTACAATTGTAGGTATTATTTACCATGAAAAGAGATTCATGATGTATTGGTAAGAGGGGAAAAAAGCGGTTACCAAACATCGTAAGTAACATATACAAAACatcctatttttgttttaaaaaaaaatgcttggtgcatatgaatttggaaaaatatatactgAAATGTTAACAGCGATTATCTTTGGTTGACTGAATTGTTTTAATTCTTTCATTATTGTGATTATTACTATTTTGTATGTTGTCTCCGTCCTCCGTCCCCCTCTCGACTCAGAGTATATATTACTTGCATAACAATAACTTAAAAATCGGTGGGAAATAGAGCAGCAGCGTGTTTTAAAGGGCCTGCAAAAGCATAAAAGTGACTATTTTCTGGCAAAATTCCCCCAGCTCAAAATCTCCCAGCTACGGTTTCTACGAGCGTGCAAGCTTACAGCGTCAGGATTCGTGGCTGCTGGAACCACCAGTCCCTCAGGCACCACCCAGGCCACCCCAGGCAGCGCGCGGGTCCTGGCGTGGGGGCGGGGAATGCCAGCCCGGAAGAGACTCAGCGCCGCGCATGCCCTTTCCTTTCCAGCCTCGGTCCTGGACGCAGCGGCTGCTGAAGTAAGTCTCACTGGAGTCCCGGTTCCATCGGCCAGCATCCTGGATTTCCTACGGCCGTGGGTGTCGCTCTTCCCCGGAGTCGGGGTGGAGGGCGCTCTACTTCTCCCTGAGAGCCCATTTCCGAGTAGTGAAAGGGGTCGGCGCACCTCGGGGAATAGTGGGGCGCTGGTAGGCGGAGATGGGCGTTTCAATGGCCGAGAGCCGCGGAGAGGAGGATGAAGCCCTTGCATGACGGAGACTATCCCAGCGAGCCTGGGGAGACTGCGCCCTGTTGGCAGAGCTCGCCTCGGCCTCGGGCTGCCTGCTTACCTAGGCCTGGAGCTCTGGTTGCTGGGGAGAGTGGTAGAAGATGAGGGTGTGCAGGAGGTCACGACCTGTCATGAATCGAGGGCCTTCCTGTTTGGGACCCTCCTTGCATACCTGAAAATACAGTAGCGTCACTCCACACTAGGTACTGTTGCTAATGGTACTCAAATACTCTCAGGATAGAGTTTGCTCTCGTTTGTACCTCTGTGGTTGTGAGTGAAAATCTGGAGCGAATGTGTAGCCCTACTCCCGTTTTGTTTTAAGGTCCCAGGCAACTGTGTTCTTATCTGAAGGGTTATttgggaggtggaggagggcGGCTGGTAGCTGGTGGGTTTCACTTTTGCAGTCTGAattcctccttcctgcctggtTTCTCCTCCGTTTTTGAGATTTCAACCTATTGGACAGTGATTTTTATGTGGTTGTCATGGGGTCATGAACTTGGTTAGTGGACCCTGGCCACATTGCTCAAACATGTTCTTGATGAACTGCTTTCTCCTTACAGATGTTGATGCCCAAGAAGAACCGGATTGCCATCTATGAACTCCTTTTTAAGGAGGGAGTGATGGTGGCCAAGAAAGATGTCCACATGCCTAAGCACCCTGAACTGGCAGACAAGAATGTGCCCAATCTGCACGTCATGAAGGCCATGCAGGTAGCCAGGGGGCTGCTGGACTGGGATACAGATGGAGAGATTTTCCACTAAATGCACAAGGAGAGGTCAGGACAGCCAGAGCTGATTGCTGCCTTGAACGGTTGTGAGGGAGATACTGTACACTGGAAACTTGCCTACTACATAGTTTAGCTCCCCTTTGTATTGCGTTTCTCGATTGAAGCCTCTAGGTGTATTTTAACAGTAATTTTCTGTCTTACAGTCTCTCAAATCACGAGGCTACGTGAAGGAGCAGTTTGCCTGGAGACATTTCTACTGGTACCTTACCAATGAGGGTATCCAGTATCTCCGTGATTACCTCCACCTGCCCCCTGAGATAGTGCCCGCCACCCTGCGCCGCAGCCGTCCTGAGACTGGCAGGCCACGGCCCAAAGGTATGGTGCCTAAATAAATGCTTCCAAAGGCTTGTTCTGAAGCTGCTCTTTCTTGGGGGAGGGGTATACATGAAGTGGTAGGGGTGTTTTGTTTATGTGGGGGACAGAGATGATTTGTAATACCCCATTGGTGTCAGCTTTGAGGGACTCACATGCAGGACCTTGGGTGAAGTCCTGGAACCTTTGTGCCCTGCATGGGACTTGGAACTGGATTCAGGTTTTCAGGACTTCCTGGGAGATGGTGATAAACACACACTATTAGTCTGCAGCCAGACTAAGGCAGTAGTAGCATTGAGTGAATTCCAGGAGAGAGACGTTCTTATCTCCAAGAAGTCAAGAGCAAAGCTGTTTACCACATGTGAAAGAAATGGAGTTTTATAGAGTTTCTTGGGAGCACAAATAACCAAAGGTCAAATAGGGGAGAACAGATGTGTATGTAATCATGGTGTGAAAGGACAGGCTTCTGTGTGGGGGCGAATAGTCTTCTGACTCAAGGGCATTGCAGGCTTGCAGTTGTGTTCTGTCAAGGTTAAGTAGTTTCCTTTCCTAGATTCTTGGGGGAGGGGAGTACCTTGCCAAGGGCATCTTATATGAGCAGCAGTTTTGTCAGTTTGGGTGATGAGATGCAGAGGCTCTTAAAAGCATTGGGTCATCAGAGTGTTCATGTTCCCCTGGAGAGAAGCTTTATGGAGCTCGGGAATCTATGAAAGCACCCTAGGGGATTCTGGTGGTTAGGTAGGATTACATCTTGGAATCCTTTGGAGGGGGAATAACACTGTCTATCTGTGCCCCCCACAGGTTCTGATTTAGTTTGGCTAGGTGGGGCCTGGCAGTTGTTTTTAGTCACTCCTACAGATTCAGCCTTATTTCTtctgcttaaaaaatatttgtgttctAATCGTGTGGACTCTAGGTAAGATCCAGGGTAAATGGATAGAAAGAATACCAGATTAAACTTCAGTGTTTATGAGAATGTTTTTAAGGTAGCTTTTTAAATCAGTGCCTTAATATGTGTCCCACAGCCCAGCAAGGTATGTGGAGAaggctggaggggtggaggggagggtcTAAGGGAGGTTTGGTGGCCTCTATATTTATATACTTACTATTGGAGGTGGGACTTTCTGCTTATGATGCCTCCTTTCCCATTTGCACAGGAAGTGTTCCACTTCAGAGATGGGTCAGGCTCAAATTTTTGGCTATTCAGATGTTTGTAGAAATGACTGGATTACTTAATTTGCCAAGGAATTGGAAAACGTGCGTTTGTGTTGAGAAGTACAGTAGAAGGCAATTATTTTGGAGACATAcggaattttaataaaaatgtgagtTTTTATAGGCCTTTGAGGCATGAATATGTCAACAATGACAAGTTTCTAGCTGACAGTTCTGAGTGTAAGAGTTCCTGTCCCCATTACCCCATTGTAAAAGTTACTGCCCAGTGAGACTAGGAAAGCAGTTGCAGTTTGCTTGGCCTGAAGGAAACAATTCTCACATTGTACTATGTTCACAGTGTGGTTTATTTAATTTGTGTAGGTTTGGAGGGAGAGCGACCTGCAAGACTCACACGAGGAGAAGCTGACAGAGACACCTACAGACGAAGCGCTGTACCCCGTAAGTAATGTATCCATTTGTCTCGCATGCTGGGGCAGAACCTCTGGGTTCTTAGTCAGCCCTGGCTGGTCCCCAGCCCTTGAAGATGCCAAGTGGCCAGGAAAGGTCCTTAGTTTCAATCTCTAGATCATGTCCAGCTGGAGTGTTTTGTGCTTCTTGCCTTATGCAGGGATTTGATGGTGAAGATAAGGAGGAAAGTCCTGTAAATGGGGGACACAGGAGTcttcagttgaaggccttaactAGAGCAAAACTGAACACTTTGAAAGCAACATGCTTTTGTATCAtggttgtgtttctgtgttgtaagctccttgagggtagGGCCCACTCAAATTACCTTTCTTGTATTCATACTGCAAAAATAGTGCAAAATCTTGTTTTTGAATAATAGATGTTGGCATTGGCTTGAAACAATAGGTATTCATTCAGCAACTAGATACTCAGTGCCTGTGGTGTGCCAGATACTGCTGCAGGACTCTCACGGTGGTGGCTGTGTGCATGGCGAAAAAGGCCTCATCTCAGTGAACTTGCTTTTAGTAGTAGGAAATAGCTAAGCAAAAA from the Manis javanica isolate MJ-LG chromosome 16, MJ_LKY, whole genome shotgun sequence genome contains:
- the RPS10 gene encoding small ribosomal subunit protein eS10 isoform X2, translating into MPARKRLSAAHALSFPASVLDAAAAEMLMPKKNRIAIYELLFKEGVMVAKKDVHMPKHPELADKNVPNLHVMKAMQSLKSRGYVKEQFAWRHFYWYLTNEGIQYLRDYLHLPPEIVPATLRRSRPETGRPRPKGLEGERPARLTRGEADRDTYRRSAVPPGADKKAEAGAGSATEFQFRGGFGRGRGQPPQ
- the RPS10 gene encoding small ribosomal subunit protein eS10 isoform X1, producing MPARKRLSAAHALSFPASVLDAAAAEMLMPKKNRIAIYELLFKEGVMVAKKDVHMPKHPELADKNVPNLHVMKAMQSLKSRGYVKEQFAWRHFYWYLTNEGIQYLRDYLHLPPEIVPATLRRSRPETGRPRPKGLEGERPARLTRGEADRDTYRRSAVPPGADKKAEAGAGSATEFQFMVSSWAGTLCITFIDCKIKVMIIALSG